One segment of Streptomyces sp. NBC_01463 DNA contains the following:
- a CDS encoding ABC transporter ATP-binding protein yields MTTEQPLLAVRDLRVLIGGRHILHGVDLDVAGHGVTALLGRNGAGKTTTVRGILGLVPRSGSVRLDGEETAALPTHALVRRGIGYAPEDRGIFAGLTVAENLRLAERRGAGEPAYALVHELFPELKQRARQLAGTLSGGQQQMVAIGRTLLNTNRLIIADEPTKGLAPKVVTEVAQVLERAAEAVPVLLVEQNLAVVRRLAGHCVVLADGRTAHRGPADGLLGDAEAARRLLGVGHGPLNPQTAEADS; encoded by the coding sequence GTGACGACGGAACAACCCCTGCTCGCCGTGCGGGACCTGCGGGTCCTGATCGGCGGCCGGCACATCCTGCACGGCGTCGACCTGGACGTCGCCGGCCACGGCGTGACCGCGCTGCTCGGCCGCAACGGCGCCGGGAAGACCACGACCGTGCGCGGCATCCTCGGCCTCGTCCCGCGCAGCGGCAGTGTCCGCCTGGACGGCGAGGAGACCGCGGCCCTGCCGACGCACGCGCTGGTCCGGCGCGGGATCGGCTACGCCCCCGAGGACCGCGGCATCTTCGCCGGGCTGACCGTCGCGGAGAACCTGCGGCTGGCCGAGCGGCGCGGCGCGGGCGAGCCCGCGTACGCGCTGGTGCACGAGCTCTTCCCCGAACTGAAGCAGCGCGCACGGCAGTTGGCCGGGACGCTGTCCGGCGGTCAGCAGCAGATGGTCGCCATCGGCCGCACCCTGCTCAACACCAACCGGCTGATCATCGCGGACGAACCCACCAAGGGCCTGGCGCCGAAGGTGGTCACCGAGGTGGCGCAGGTGCTGGAGCGGGCCGCCGAGGCGGTGCCGGTGCTGCTCGTGGAACAGAACCTCGCCGTCGTCCGCCGGCTGGCCGGGCACTGCGTGGTGCTGGCCGACGGCCGGACCGCCCACCGGGGCCCGGCGGACGGGCTCCTGGGCGACGCGGAGGCGGCCCGCCGGCTGCTCGGTGTGGGCCACGGCCCGCTGAACCCCCAGACCGCGGAGGCGGATTCCTGA
- a CDS encoding ABC transporter ATP-binding protein produces the protein MTAPHTPGQQNGGPADLATPVLRLDGLGWSVGGATIVQDITLSVREGEFLAFIGPNGAGKTSLFNLISGLTLPTAGTVALDGTDMTHRPAHVRARRGIGRTFQTSSLWPAMTVADHVRLAAQAVRGGSYRIWRRADPYTAEVAGVLERTGLGHRAGATAAELSHGEKRKLELAVLLVGEPRLMLLDEPMAGVSAEEVPALTGLIRTLHREEGRTVLMVEHHMDVLLGLADRLAVMHHGRLLALDTPAAVTADPTVQQAYLGEGL, from the coding sequence GTGACCGCACCCCACACCCCCGGGCAGCAGAACGGTGGCCCGGCGGACCTGGCGACCCCGGTGCTCCGGCTGGACGGGCTCGGCTGGAGCGTCGGCGGCGCGACCATCGTCCAGGACATCACCCTGAGCGTCCGCGAGGGCGAGTTCCTCGCCTTCATCGGCCCCAACGGGGCAGGCAAGACGTCCCTGTTCAACCTGATCAGCGGGCTGACGCTGCCCACCGCGGGCACCGTCGCGCTGGACGGCACCGATATGACGCACCGGCCCGCGCACGTCCGGGCCCGGCGTGGCATCGGCCGCACGTTCCAGACGTCCAGCCTCTGGCCCGCGATGACCGTGGCCGACCACGTCCGGCTGGCCGCGCAGGCCGTCCGGGGCGGCTCGTACCGCATCTGGCGGCGCGCCGACCCGTACACCGCCGAGGTGGCCGGCGTCCTGGAGCGCACCGGTCTCGGCCACCGGGCCGGGGCCACGGCCGCCGAACTGTCCCACGGCGAGAAACGGAAGCTGGAGCTGGCCGTGCTGCTGGTGGGCGAGCCGCGGCTGATGCTGCTCGACGAGCCGATGGCCGGGGTGAGCGCCGAGGAGGTCCCGGCGCTGACCGGACTGATCCGCACCCTGCACCGGGAGGAGGGGCGCACGGTCCTCATGGTCGAGCACCACATGGACGTCCTGCTGGGCCTCGCGGACCGGCTCGCCGTGATGCACCACGGCCGGCTGCTCGCCCTGGACACCCCCGCGGCCGTGACCGCCGACCCGACCGTGCAGCAGGCCTACCTCGGGGAGGGGCTGTGA
- a CDS encoding substrate-binding domain-containing protein, which produces MRRRASRSSRSRTHVRTLAVLAAAGLLLTGCTAAGKAGESDEGGSGKTGGTAAVKVGLVYSRTGLLADYGKQYRDGFMAGLDYATKGTGKVAGHRIEVTEQDDAGDPGKAVSAAKNLIGKGYKVLAGTTDSGVALQMAPLAAQNKVLYVSGPAATDAVTGINGYTFRSGRQSYQDILTAGTMLGDAEGKKVTVLAQDSTFGQANVAAVKAVLGAKGAKVGSVLAPPSATDLTPFARQVKAGGPDLVFVAWAGSTAPALWTALDQQGVLGAAKVVTGLAGTASYPVFGAAGSKVSFLAHYFPGAGGGNAVEKAMLDSVTKAGGTPDLFTPDGFTAAQMIVHAVAEGSATDPAAMVKALEGWTFDGVKGKAQVRAEDHALVQPMFVARLTGKGAALKPELLDTEPMDTVAPPVKPSAG; this is translated from the coding sequence ATGCGTCGCAGAGCCAGCAGATCCAGCAGATCCCGCACCCACGTCCGCACCCTCGCCGTCCTGGCCGCAGCCGGTCTGCTGCTGACCGGCTGCACCGCCGCCGGGAAGGCCGGCGAGTCCGACGAGGGCGGGTCCGGGAAGACCGGTGGGACCGCCGCCGTGAAGGTGGGCCTGGTCTACTCCCGCACCGGGCTGCTCGCGGACTACGGCAAGCAGTACCGCGACGGCTTCATGGCGGGCCTGGACTACGCGACGAAGGGCACCGGCAAGGTCGCCGGCCACCGCATCGAGGTCACCGAGCAGGACGACGCGGGCGACCCCGGCAAGGCGGTCTCCGCGGCGAAGAACCTGATCGGCAAGGGGTACAAGGTGCTGGCCGGCACCACCGACTCCGGCGTCGCGCTCCAGATGGCGCCCCTGGCCGCGCAGAACAAGGTGCTGTACGTCAGCGGCCCGGCGGCCACCGACGCGGTGACCGGCATCAACGGCTACACCTTCCGCTCGGGCCGGCAGTCCTACCAGGACATCCTCACGGCGGGCACGATGCTCGGCGACGCCGAGGGCAAGAAGGTCACGGTCCTCGCCCAGGACTCCACGTTCGGCCAGGCCAACGTCGCCGCGGTGAAGGCGGTGCTCGGCGCGAAGGGCGCGAAGGTCGGTTCCGTGCTGGCACCGCCGAGCGCGACGGACCTGACGCCGTTCGCCCGGCAGGTCAAGGCGGGCGGGCCGGACCTGGTCTTCGTCGCCTGGGCCGGTTCCACCGCCCCCGCGCTGTGGACCGCACTGGACCAGCAGGGTGTGCTGGGCGCGGCCAAGGTCGTCACCGGCCTCGCCGGAACCGCCTCGTACCCGGTCTTCGGGGCGGCCGGGTCCAAGGTGTCGTTCCTGGCGCACTACTTCCCGGGCGCGGGCGGCGGCAACGCCGTGGAGAAGGCGATGCTCGACTCGGTCACGAAGGCGGGCGGCACGCCCGACCTGTTCACCCCGGACGGCTTCACCGCGGCCCAGATGATCGTGCACGCCGTGGCCGAGGGCAGCGCCACCGACCCGGCCGCGATGGTGAAGGCCCTGGAGGGCTGGACCTTCGACGGCGTCAAGGGCAAGGCGCAGGTGCGGGCCGAGGACCATGCGCTGGTGCAGCCGATGTTCGTGGCCCGGCTGACCGGCAAGGGGGCCGCCCTGAAGCCGGAGCTGCTGGACACCGAGCCGATGGACACCGTGGCACCGCCCGTGAAGCCCTCGGCGGGCTGA
- a CDS encoding TetR family transcriptional regulator: MTAEARPASPPLTERQEARRRRILHASAQLASRGGFEAVQMREVAEAAGVALGTLYRYFPSKVHLLVATMQDQLQHMHGTLRKRPPAGENAADRVADTLMRAFRAMQREPHLADAMVRALTFADRSVSPEVDTVSRLTTAIILDAMGLDRPTPEQLSAVRVIEHTWHSALITWLSGRASIAQVKIDIETVCRLIDLTAEKPAG, from the coding sequence ATGACAGCGGAAGCCAGACCGGCATCGCCGCCCCTGACGGAACGCCAGGAGGCACGCCGCCGCCGCATCCTGCACGCCAGCGCCCAGCTCGCCAGCAGGGGCGGCTTCGAGGCCGTGCAGATGCGCGAGGTGGCGGAGGCCGCAGGGGTGGCTCTGGGCACCCTTTACCGCTACTTCCCGTCCAAGGTCCACCTCCTGGTAGCCACCATGCAGGACCAGCTCCAGCACATGCACGGGACGCTCCGCAAGCGCCCCCCGGCCGGTGAGAACGCGGCGGACCGGGTGGCCGACACCCTGATGCGGGCCTTCCGCGCGATGCAGCGCGAACCGCATCTGGCGGACGCCATGGTGCGCGCGCTGACCTTCGCGGACCGCAGCGTGAGCCCCGAGGTGGACACCGTCTCGCGGCTCACCACGGCGATCATCCTGGACGCGATGGGGCTCGACCGTCCGACGCCCGAGCAGCTCTCGGCCGTTCGGGTCATCGAGCACACCTGGCACTCGGCCCTGATCACCTGGCTGTCGGGCCGGGCCTCGATCGCGCAGGTGAAGATAGACATCGAGACGGTGTGCCGGCTGATCGACCTGACCGCGGAGAAGCCCGCCGGCTGA
- a CDS encoding glycosyltransferase family 4 protein has protein sequence MTAEAIESGPRAGAATSDTGADAAGDRPLRIALLTYKGNPFCGGQGVYVRHLARELARLGHSVEVIGAQPYPVLDEGVPLTELPSLDLYRQPDPFRTPKRGEFRDWIDATEVATMWTGGFPEPLTFSLRARRHLAARSGEFDVIHDNQTLGYGLLADLGAPLVTTIHHPITVDRKLDLDAAPNRRRRASVRRWYAFTRMQKRVARRLSSVLTVSGSSKQEIVDHLGVDPRRVHVVHIGADTDLWSPDPAVAEVPGRIVTTSSADVPLKGLVHLVEALAKLRTDNPAAHLVVVGRRAEDGPVAQAIERHGLGDAVEFVKGISDAELVDLVRGAQIACVPSLYEGFSLPAAEAMATGTPLVATTGGAIPEVAGPDGETCLAVPPADAGALADALGRLLGDPELRARLGAAGRERVLARFTWKQAAIGTAALYREAIAARAATGPGGRR, from the coding sequence GTGACCGCTGAGGCCATAGAGTCGGGCCCCCGTGCGGGCGCCGCCACGTCGGACACAGGCGCCGACGCCGCCGGTGACCGGCCCCTGCGCATCGCCCTCCTCACCTACAAGGGCAACCCCTTCTGCGGCGGCCAGGGCGTCTACGTACGCCACCTCGCCCGCGAGCTCGCCCGGCTCGGCCACAGCGTCGAGGTGATCGGCGCCCAGCCCTACCCCGTGCTCGACGAGGGTGTCCCGCTCACCGAGCTGCCCAGCCTGGACCTCTACCGGCAGCCCGACCCGTTCCGCACCCCGAAGCGCGGCGAGTTCCGGGACTGGATCGACGCCACCGAGGTCGCCACCATGTGGACCGGCGGCTTTCCCGAACCGCTCACCTTCAGCCTGCGGGCCCGGCGCCATCTCGCCGCCCGCAGCGGCGAGTTCGACGTCATCCACGACAACCAGACGCTCGGCTACGGGCTCCTCGCCGACCTCGGCGCCCCCCTCGTCACCACGATCCACCACCCCATCACCGTCGACCGGAAGCTCGACCTGGACGCGGCCCCGAACCGCCGCCGCCGGGCCTCCGTCCGCCGCTGGTACGCCTTCACCCGCATGCAGAAGCGCGTCGCCCGCAGGCTGTCGTCCGTGCTCACCGTCTCCGGCTCCTCCAAGCAGGAGATCGTCGACCACCTCGGGGTGGACCCCCGCCGCGTCCACGTCGTGCACATCGGCGCCGACACCGACCTGTGGTCGCCCGACCCCGCCGTCGCAGAGGTGCCCGGCCGGATCGTCACCACCTCCAGCGCCGACGTCCCGCTCAAGGGCCTCGTCCACCTCGTCGAGGCGCTCGCCAAGCTCCGCACCGACAACCCCGCGGCCCACCTCGTGGTCGTCGGCCGCCGCGCCGAGGACGGACCCGTCGCCCAGGCCATCGAACGGCACGGGCTCGGGGACGCCGTCGAGTTCGTCAAGGGCATCAGCGACGCCGAACTCGTCGACCTCGTCCGCGGCGCCCAGATCGCCTGCGTCCCCTCCCTCTACGAGGGCTTCTCCCTGCCCGCCGCCGAGGCGATGGCCACCGGCACCCCGCTCGTCGCCACCACCGGCGGCGCGATCCCGGAGGTCGCGGGGCCGGACGGCGAGACCTGTCTGGCCGTGCCGCCCGCCGACGCGGGCGCCCTGGCCGACGCGCTCGGCCGGCTCCTCGGCGATCCGGAGCTGCGCGCGCGGCTCGGGGCCGCCGGACGCGAACGGGTCCTCGCCCGGTTCACCTGGAAGCAGGCCGCGATCGGCACCGCCGCCCTCTACCGGGAGGCGATCGCCGCCCGCGCCGCCACCGGCCCCGGCGGCCGACGGTGA
- a CDS encoding class I SAM-dependent methyltransferase, whose protein sequence is MLTVDFTRFPLAAGDRVLDLGCGAGRHAFECYRRGAQVVALDQNGEEIREVAKWFAAMKEEGEAPEGATATAMEGDALNLPFPDESFDVVIISEVMEHIPDDKGVLAEMVRVLKPGGRIAVTVPRYGPEKVCWTLSDAYHEVEGGHIRIYKADELLGKMRGAGLKPYGTHHAHALHAPYWWLKCAFGVDNDKALPVRAYHKLLVWDIMKKPMATRVAEQLLNPVVGKSFVAYATKPHLPSTVTAEAGA, encoded by the coding sequence GTGCTGACCGTGGACTTCACCCGCTTCCCGCTCGCCGCAGGCGACCGAGTGCTCGACCTGGGCTGCGGCGCCGGACGCCACGCCTTCGAGTGCTACCGGCGCGGTGCCCAGGTGGTGGCTCTCGACCAGAACGGCGAGGAGATCCGCGAGGTCGCGAAGTGGTTCGCCGCGATGAAGGAGGAGGGGGAGGCCCCCGAGGGCGCCACCGCCACCGCGATGGAGGGCGACGCGCTCAACCTGCCGTTCCCCGACGAGTCCTTCGACGTCGTGATCATCTCCGAGGTCATGGAGCACATCCCCGACGACAAGGGCGTGCTCGCCGAGATGGTCCGGGTCCTGAAGCCCGGCGGCCGGATCGCGGTCACCGTGCCGCGGTACGGCCCCGAGAAGGTCTGCTGGACGCTCTCCGACGCGTACCACGAGGTCGAGGGCGGCCACATCCGCATCTACAAGGCCGACGAACTGCTGGGCAAGATGCGCGGCGCCGGCCTCAAGCCGTACGGCACCCACCACGCGCACGCGCTGCACGCCCCCTACTGGTGGCTCAAGTGCGCCTTCGGCGTCGACAACGACAAGGCCCTGCCGGTGCGGGCGTACCACAAGCTGCTCGTCTGGGACATCATGAAGAAGCCCATGGCGACCCGGGTCGCCGAGCAGCTGCTCAACCCGGTCGTCGGCAAGAGCTTCGTGGCGTACGCGACCAAGCCGCACCTGCCCTCCACCGTGACGGCCGAGGCCGGGGCGTGA
- a CDS encoding prenyltransferase: MTLPERTEHLVLPGVLTAGEAAETVAAVLAVQCDDGAIPWFRGHHLDPWDHTEAAMALDAAGEHAAAERAYEWLARNQNEDGSWYAAYHDGDPKQPTDRGLETNFCAYVAVGVWHHYLATGDDAFVDRMWPTVFAAVEFVLKLQQPGGQIGWKREADGTPVTDALLTGSSSIHQALRCALALAESREEPQPDWELATGALGHAIRSHPERFLDKSHYSMDWYYPVLGGALTGAPATQRIDEGWERFVVPGLGVRCVLPNPWVTGGESCELALALWVMGESDRALEILQSVQHLRADGGMYWTGYVFEGNRAFWPEEHTAWTAGSLLLAVAALGGDEATTAVFSGERLPKGLEPDCCG, translated from the coding sequence GTGACACTTCCCGAGCGGACCGAACACCTCGTCCTGCCCGGAGTCCTCACCGCGGGGGAGGCCGCCGAGACCGTCGCCGCGGTGCTCGCCGTGCAGTGCGACGACGGTGCGATCCCGTGGTTCCGCGGCCACCACCTCGACCCCTGGGACCACACCGAGGCGGCCATGGCGCTGGACGCGGCCGGTGAGCACGCCGCCGCCGAACGCGCCTACGAGTGGCTCGCCCGCAACCAGAACGAGGACGGTTCCTGGTACGCGGCCTACCACGACGGCGACCCGAAGCAGCCGACCGACCGCGGCCTGGAGACCAACTTCTGCGCCTACGTGGCCGTCGGCGTCTGGCACCACTACCTCGCCACCGGTGACGACGCGTTCGTCGACCGGATGTGGCCGACGGTGTTCGCCGCCGTCGAGTTCGTCCTGAAGCTCCAGCAGCCCGGCGGCCAGATCGGCTGGAAGCGGGAGGCCGACGGCACCCCGGTGACGGACGCGCTGCTGACCGGCTCCTCCTCCATCCACCAGGCGCTGCGCTGCGCGCTGGCCCTCGCCGAGTCCCGCGAGGAGCCGCAGCCCGACTGGGAGCTGGCGACGGGGGCGCTGGGTCACGCGATCCGCAGCCACCCGGAGCGCTTCCTCGACAAGAGCCACTACTCGATGGACTGGTACTACCCGGTGCTCGGCGGCGCGCTCACGGGAGCGCCGGCCACGCAGCGGATCGACGAGGGCTGGGAGCGTTTCGTCGTCCCGGGCCTCGGAGTGCGCTGTGTGCTGCCCAACCCGTGGGTGACGGGCGGCGAGAGCTGCGAACTCGCCCTCGCGCTGTGGGTGATGGGCGAGTCCGACCGGGCCCTGGAGATCCTGCAGTCCGTCCAGCACCTGCGGGCCGATGGCGGCATGTACTGGACGGGCTACGTCTTCGAGGGCAACCGGGCGTTCTGGCCAGAGGAGCACACGGCGTGGACCGCCGGTTCACTCCTGCTCGCGGTGGCCGCCCTCGGGGGGGACGAGGCGACCACCGCGGTCTTCAGCGGGGAGAGGCTGCCGAAGGGACTTGAGCCCGACTGCTGCGGCTGA
- a CDS encoding maleylpyruvate isomerase family mycothiol-dependent enzyme, with product MPPLAHERYCDEIVLLTETLRAAISGADLEANVPTCPDWTLRELAVHLGGAQRWAGEIVRTRATEELGEEQVPDFTPDGDDPTVLDAWLAEGAAGTAEVLRQAGPAVSAWSWYERDRSAGFWARRMALETVVHLADAALTAKVPYTMAPELAADTIDEWLDIVAGAQAEGDPEALELRGGGRSIHLHATDVPDAEWLIEFGEDGFTWRHAHGKATVALRGPLTDLMLVFNRRLAPDSDRVEVLGDAELLDFWLARSSFG from the coding sequence ATGCCCCCTCTCGCGCATGAGCGCTACTGCGACGAAATCGTCCTGCTGACCGAGACGTTGAGGGCCGCGATCAGCGGCGCCGACCTCGAAGCGAACGTCCCGACCTGCCCGGACTGGACGCTGCGCGAACTGGCCGTCCACCTCGGCGGCGCCCAGCGCTGGGCCGGCGAGATCGTCCGCACCCGGGCCACCGAGGAACTCGGTGAGGAGCAGGTACCGGACTTCACACCCGACGGCGACGACCCCACAGTGCTCGACGCCTGGCTGGCGGAGGGGGCGGCCGGGACCGCCGAGGTGCTGCGGCAGGCGGGCCCGGCTGTGAGTGCCTGGTCCTGGTACGAGCGGGACCGGAGCGCGGGCTTCTGGGCGCGGCGCATGGCGCTGGAGACGGTCGTCCACCTGGCGGACGCGGCCCTGACCGCGAAGGTGCCGTACACGATGGCGCCCGAGCTGGCCGCGGACACGATCGACGAATGGCTCGACATCGTCGCCGGCGCCCAGGCGGAGGGCGATCCGGAGGCGCTGGAGCTGCGCGGGGGCGGCCGCTCCATCCACCTTCACGCCACCGACGTCCCGGACGCCGAGTGGCTCATCGAGTTCGGCGAGGACGGCTTCACCTGGCGCCACGCGCACGGCAAGGCGACGGTGGCGCTGCGGGGCCCGCTCACCGACCTGATGCTGGTCTTCAACCGCCGCCTCGCCCCTGACAGCGACCGGGTCGAGGTGCTGGGCGACGCGGAACTGCTGGACTTCTGGCTGGCGCGGTCGTCGTTCGGGTGA
- a CDS encoding PHP domain-containing protein, translating to MDPVRALERIAFLLERGGGDTYRVQAFRTAARTVAAMDDGEAVRRVTNGSLERVKGIGPRTAQVIREAVAGEVPAYLEALETETAQSGPLAEGGESLLALLRGDCHLHSDWSDGGSTIEEMGRTAAALGHDWAVLTDHSPRLKVANGLSPERLREQLAVVAELNERWAPFRLLTGIECDIHLDGSLDQEDELLEQLDLVVVSVHSKLRMDPAPMTRRLVAAVRHPQANILGHCTGRLITGRGRPESRFDADEVFAACAEAGTAVEINSRPERLDPPRRLLRRAVDAGTLFAVDTDAHAPGQLDWQIHGCARAEECGVPPERVVNTWTADELLGWTREGRVPGGAGAGS from the coding sequence ATGGACCCGGTCCGGGCCCTGGAGCGGATCGCTTTCCTGCTGGAGCGCGGCGGGGGCGACACCTACCGCGTCCAGGCCTTCCGTACCGCCGCCCGCACGGTGGCGGCGATGGACGACGGCGAGGCCGTGCGGCGGGTGACGAACGGCTCGCTGGAGCGGGTCAAGGGCATCGGTCCCAGGACCGCCCAGGTCATCCGGGAGGCGGTGGCCGGGGAGGTGCCCGCCTATCTGGAGGCACTGGAGACCGAGACCGCACAGAGCGGACCGCTCGCCGAGGGCGGTGAGAGCCTGCTCGCGCTGCTGCGCGGCGACTGCCACCTGCACTCCGACTGGTCGGACGGCGGCAGCACCATCGAGGAGATGGGCCGCACGGCCGCCGCCCTCGGCCACGACTGGGCGGTGCTCACCGACCACTCGCCCCGACTGAAGGTCGCGAACGGCCTCTCGCCCGAGCGGCTGCGCGAACAGCTCGCCGTGGTGGCCGAACTCAACGAGCGCTGGGCGCCGTTCCGGCTCCTGACCGGCATCGAGTGCGACATCCACCTCGACGGCTCCCTCGACCAGGAGGACGAACTGCTGGAGCAGCTGGACCTCGTGGTGGTCTCCGTCCACTCCAAGCTGCGGATGGACCCCGCCCCGATGACCCGGCGGCTCGTCGCCGCCGTACGCCACCCGCAGGCGAACATCCTCGGCCACTGCACCGGCCGCCTGATCACCGGCCGGGGCCGCCCGGAGTCGCGGTTCGACGCGGACGAGGTCTTCGCCGCCTGCGCGGAGGCGGGCACGGCGGTCGAGATCAACAGCCGCCCCGAACGGCTGGACCCGCCCCGGCGGCTGCTGCGCCGGGCCGTGGACGCGGGCACCCTGTTCGCCGTCGACACCGACGCGCACGCACCCGGCCAGCTGGACTGGCAGATCCACGGTTGCGCCCGCGCCGAGGAGTGCGGGGTGCCGCCGGAGAGGGTCGTCAACACCTGGACGGCTGACGAACTCCTCGGCTGGACGCGGGAGGGACGGGTTCCGGGGGGTGCGGGGGCGGGGTCTTGA
- a CDS encoding TetR/AcrR family transcriptional regulator translates to MTGQRSDARRNYQRILAVAEAEVAAHGAEASQEQIARTAGVGSATVRRHFPTRRSLLEAVFQERIEGLCERAHRLSTTEDGRTALLEWLHAFVQYAVSARGFAHILSYEPPTEEPSPSSCGSRIEVAGTPLLQRAIREKAVAPHVTFHDLLTLAVGIALATEHHKDPATQADRLFHLAVEGLSPERGGGGVRGSSGVAGDNS, encoded by the coding sequence ATGACCGGTCAGCGCTCGGACGCCCGACGCAACTATCAGCGCATCCTCGCCGTCGCCGAGGCCGAGGTCGCCGCGCACGGCGCGGAGGCGTCCCAGGAGCAGATCGCCCGCACCGCGGGCGTCGGCTCGGCGACCGTGCGCCGCCACTTCCCCACCCGCCGCTCCCTTCTCGAAGCGGTCTTCCAGGAGCGCATCGAGGGCCTGTGCGAACGCGCCCACCGGCTGAGCACGACCGAGGACGGCCGCACCGCACTCCTGGAGTGGCTCCACGCCTTCGTCCAGTACGCGGTCTCAGCGCGCGGATTCGCCCACATCCTCAGCTACGAGCCCCCCACGGAGGAGCCCTCCCCGAGCAGCTGCGGCAGCAGAATCGAGGTGGCCGGAACTCCCCTGCTCCAGCGGGCCATTCGCGAGAAGGCGGTCGCCCCGCACGTCACCTTCCACGACCTGCTGACCCTCGCCGTAGGAATCGCCCTGGCCACCGAGCACCACAAAGACCCCGCCACCCAGGCCGACCGTCTCTTCCACCTCGCCGTGGAGGGGCTCAGCCCTGAGCGGGGTGGGGGCGGGGTGCGCGGCTCATCCGGCGTCGCCGGTGACAACTCCTGA
- a CDS encoding NmrA/HSCARG family protein, with amino-acid sequence MPSSSDIVLVTGATGQQGGATARALLAAEVPVRALVRDPSSKPARAIEALGAQLVRADLSDPASLGPAVDGVRAVFSVQMPPMTETSVDFAGELAQATNLVDAAKAAGVRQFVQSSTSGVGEHTQVAGWAEGRWAAMADYFRTKQAIMEAVRDAGFDRWAVIKPAFFMENLPLLAPKGPRGGLLTVLKPDTELALVAVRDIGTAAAHALRDPDRFHQVELELAGDLRTMEQIAQTLSAAWGVPVTAPSMSVEEALAAGMPAWGAGHEWNNVVLQPARPAFARELGIPVTTFAAWVDEQVAPVSG; translated from the coding sequence ATGCCCAGCAGCAGCGATATCGTCCTGGTCACCGGCGCCACCGGCCAGCAAGGCGGGGCCACGGCTCGTGCCCTTCTGGCCGCCGAGGTGCCCGTACGTGCGCTCGTGCGCGATCCGTCGTCGAAGCCCGCCCGGGCGATCGAGGCACTGGGTGCCCAGCTGGTGCGGGCGGATCTTTCCGACCCGGCCTCACTGGGGCCAGCGGTGGACGGGGTTCGCGCGGTGTTCTCGGTGCAGATGCCGCCCATGACCGAGACCAGCGTGGACTTCGCCGGCGAACTCGCCCAGGCCACCAACCTGGTGGACGCGGCGAAGGCCGCAGGGGTGCGGCAGTTCGTGCAGTCCTCGACCAGTGGCGTCGGTGAGCACACCCAGGTCGCCGGCTGGGCCGAGGGCCGCTGGGCGGCGATGGCCGACTACTTCCGGACCAAGCAGGCGATCATGGAGGCCGTGCGGGACGCGGGTTTTGACCGCTGGGCGGTGATCAAGCCCGCCTTCTTCATGGAGAACCTGCCCCTGCTGGCACCCAAGGGGCCCCGCGGCGGACTGCTGACGGTACTGAAGCCGGACACCGAACTGGCCCTCGTGGCCGTGCGGGACATCGGTACGGCCGCGGCGCACGCGCTCCGGGACCCCGACCGGTTCCATCAGGTCGAACTGGAACTCGCCGGTGACCTGCGCACGATGGAGCAGATCGCGCAGACCCTGTCCGCCGCCTGGGGAGTGCCCGTGACCGCGCCCTCCATGAGCGTGGAGGAGGCTCTCGCCGCGGGCATGCCGGCGTGGGGTGCCGGACACGAGTGGAACAACGTGGTCCTCCAGCCCGCCCGGCCCGCGTTCGCCCGGGAGTTGGGCATCCCGGTCACCACCTTCGCCGCGTGGGTGGATGAGCAGGTGGCGCCCGTGTCCGGCTAG